tcggctctccttgttaataatcgtgttccaCTCTCAACCCTAAGCCTTTCTGCTCTGGATGGTGACATGAATGTAGTCGCAGGTAGAGTTGAAGGTATCACAGTTTTATCTGTCTATATCTCCCACCCACAGCACAGGTTCTTAGGTACTATTAGAGACATCCTAAACAATATTGTAGGACCCGTCCTTGTTATGGGTGATTTCAACTGTCACCattttagatggggttccaatcgctGTGATTcttttggggaaggtttagtagaaatcttggatgacctagacctttgcatcctaaatgatggtagtcctactcgtagatccctccccggtcagcaaaagagttgtgtagtactcacattctgttcagtagagttggcggcatcaattcattgggaatgtactagccttacgcatggtagcgaccattaccctattgttataacttttcttaataaaacctatttagagaaaacttctcctccactattgaagtacaacctgaccaaacctgattggtcgaagttttcatctttactggaggagaaaatcagtttgcttccaaatttaacttcgaGTTCCCAagtttcttctggtcactgccatgctaagagttgttacgatggctttatctcggccattacttcAAGTGCAGACACTTCCTTTTCATTGCgtaactgtgccagaaataaaatcccgtcaccgccgtggtgggatcaagaatgcacatcggctgtcaaagaaaggaaagaggccgaaaaacagtacaatgaagcgatgaatagcgacaatctcctacggtacagacgagtgtttgctcaatctcggcggcttcttcataagaagaaacgtcgtggttgggttaagttttgcacttctctatccccttccactcccatatcagcagtatggaagagcattaaccgttttaggcgaggctgctccccatctatctcctCCCCCATcacgagagaaactgctgaatccttcttcgacaaaattgctccagcctatgttccttcattTCCAGAACTTCTGCtaccgtctgtaaatattttggacgatcctatgaatgaaccattttcgttggaggaacttgatgcggtgttacgtcatgttagggattccgccccaggcatagacggcataccgtactcatttgtaGCTCATTCCGGTTCTCAAGCTAAGCAATACTTCCTGGAAATTatcaattattgctatcaatatggttgggttcctgaccaGTGGAAAGTCCAAATAGTTATTCCGCTCTTGAAACctggcaagactgctgatgatccgaatggccttagaccaattgctttgtcctcagtgttggccaagttactggaacacttaattaaaaataggcttgagtggttggttgagtctagggatttactgccgagccaccagtttggctttagaaaggggcttagtacCATGgatagtgtggcaattttggtaaccgacatccgtacagccttttccaaaaatgaatctgctgtagccgcattccttgacatatcttccgcatacgacagcgttcttcttccagttctcaggcagaaactgcaacagctgaggattccgggtaagatggtacaatgtatatgcgcactccttaTGTCTCGCTCAttaatgctcagagtgcagggggaggtattcgAGGTGAggcagacgtggaagggccttcctcaAGGCTCTGTTCTAAGCCCTTTACTCTACAATCTTTACacggcagacattggctccagcCTTAATTCTGATTGTCATTTACTGCAATACGCTGATGATCTGGCGTTGTATGTTGTCAATCCATCCATCGAGGatgctgcctcatctctctgtctctccctggactctctgcacacatggcttctggaccatggtctctcattatccgccccaaaaagctcggtagtgatcttctcccgaaaacgactgatccctcaggtctcagtgaaCATCCAAGGACAAGGCATCCCCATAGCCAAAAAGGCAAAATTTTTAGGGGtttatttagattcaaaattatccggtaTTCACCATATAAATTATCTAATCAAAAGATGCGAACGAGTCATCTCCATTTTGAAAGCTCTTTCTGGGGTCTGGTGGGGGGCAcaccccttcactatgaaattaatttataatgcttTAGTCCGTAGCATTCTGGattatgggtcacacttggtgattcctgGTAACAAGGGTGCCTTGGCCGGCTTAGATAGGATCCAATCTCAATGCCTCCGGATCATCACAGgatgcatgaagtcgtcgcctattaacgccttacaggtcgaatgcgctgaacctcctttagccctgagacgtcagtaccttgcttCCCGTTTTTTGTCCAGGGTTATTCCTAAATCATCCCACcctctcatcccaaaactcagagagcttgacactctttgtcacagctcaaaatattgggaacataaaGAAATCCCCTTATTCCTGAAAGCATtccgattttttcaaaatttagaatctccTATTGCATCACATCCCAggcttcctttatttaattatccctatgatgtactttgcttcactcctaataaatttttacaatattggcatatctaaaaactccccatcggcaaattcgacctttaatgcggttttgggtgaacgatggtctgggtttcaaaggttcttcacggatgcttccaaattgaATGACGGttatactggagccgcggtttattaCCAGAActcgaaaattattatgaaattcagaTGCCCAAAGGAGTCTTctatatttacaggcgagtgcgtggcattattggaagcttgtcactttatagagtcccatgagatcaacttcggagttatctttactgactcccttagttgcctccaagccctatcccagaatccctttagatctaaactccattgtcctattgtcctagatatcaaaaagtcccttttctcttgCACTCGGCAAGAGAAAGTTGTCCACCTAGTTTGGATTCCCAGTCATTGCGGTATAACGGGAAATGAATGTGCCGACGCATTGGCTAAAGATGCATGCACATCTGAATCAGCggaccttgcacacttctcccttcaagggcatgacctactaaacgtacctaaattgagtcttgagacctcgtggcaggaatggtggaatatCTCCAGCAGAAAGAAGGGTAGTTCGTACTACGCTATCCAACCGGCAGTAAAATCGAAACCGTGGTTTActcgttttaaaaaataccctaaacagGTTATTTCGGTTCTATGCAGGATACGTTTAGGACATTGTTGTACTCCGGTCTtcttgcgcaaaattcgggtgcaggactcatctctctgcgagtgtggactggatgagggttccctggaccatatattttttaattgtcccaataactcatcttttgatttatatggtcgtctccaaaaactgaagattcctctccctactaatttccgttccctcttaacttactcctgtccagaactgctccaggcgCTATTGATGTccatccatcgtaataatattaaattataaactctgGCCTATCTATTTAGACCACTGTTTGTATAAATGTGGTATATATGTTACTTGTTttatgttactaacattttgttattatttatatatgtaaatgtatttctgtttgtttacaCAAGTTTGACTATAACATCAACttaattttgtctttttgtcaatcacaagcactacttgcttctccttccacttgtcattggcagaatcgtcgacgtttgcatcgacatggattgccataaataaaaatagaatagaatagaagcgccgcctggcggcagaaaaagtatcgaaaaccctcattcctttagaacgtcgtgatattcgactgctttgtaaacagtgatctattcatggtaaaatatcctataactttttaattactaacggaacatcattgatacttggcaacatgttggagacacttacaaggtttgtgtaaacgcgaaaatctagaccccaaactgcatactttaagaactaagacctaataagtgtattttacgtttatatttttatcttttaaaccctacgactttttctaaatctgttttttaaacaaatataaacaaattcaaaacaacgtatgtaaaaatctacagctctctatgtaagcgctttatatgaaaactagctaatggccaaaagttcgcgtagcggaaacttgaatttctcagaagtttatgcatgcactgatttcattcatacataatcaattatacacaaatacacactaattttcggacacatctcttttcttctaaagtctatggattaaaaaaagttccgccaggacaacgttcgccaacgttcgcccagcggaatctgtttttggtgaatttctccacaatggctgcatacacaaatttttatttaccatacacaattataggacgtcatacactaattatctgcataattaaaatctttaaattcaacaacattccgctgcgcgaacgcacactttTTGTTCGTGCatcgcttctgcgccgcccgcgcgcagttcgcgcgcgacctaagcgccgtacgcgatcagcgcgcaggcggcgcgcgacgtctgacatcttcgatagtactgagccagtatacggaactgtaagggcgagaactgagtgcgcgcagatcgcgcgtcgctcgcgcgctctatacgagccttgcatgagttgcgctaaagaggcacaccaaactattgcagtgactgcacgcgcgcagctcgcagacggctcgcaatcggctcgcgtgctgcgcattcgcggcacattcgccagatgtggacgcaccctaaagtCTGTTTGCGGACAAGTTTTTCTTGGCGTCGGTTTTCAGACGTTTTCACGACCATtcatccaatcacgactcgattacgattgaagcgtatgtggcattccgctattttttctttgaaaaaacgttttcatccttttctgtcattcaataatgaatcattttgtctgcaaatgatttacaattgcaatatgattgtagagcaaactaccgtatagaccaaaatcaccaaaatagcaggccccagaccaatcgcacaccaatcaaatgtcaatcgaatacgattggtcttatattagtagcagaatgcccgatatggttaaaactgctattgcgatcatattgcgattcgattttgacattattaacttaggagaatcgggcccctggtggggtataccaaactaaaatattataatagacATGATGACTGAAATAATGAacccgtattttttattttctctcggtaacaaaaaataacgaagatataacacgagatttttttttcttacggCACGTCTGAGTAATAAGGacattgggcagattggtataccccaccaatagcgatgtcatacatatcattggataggcctttttatgtagaacaacatttactatgacagctttgctgaaatatattcgtccgttctgagatatagatcaaaaactgtgcaaaagttaaagttaacttaataatctatcgatatctcaagtttttagaagaaaaactaagttccactaagtgtaagtctcctgagttCTACCTGCTGTACCCCCTACGGTACctacaatagaacaaagctgtcgtagtaaatgttgttctacataaaaaggcctatccaatgatatgtatgacatcgctattggtggggtataccaatctgcccaatgtCCTTATTACTCAGACGTGccgtaagaaaaaaaattctcgtgttatatcttcgttattttttgttaccgagagaaaataaaaaatacgggtTCATTATTTTAGTCATCATgtctattataatattttagtttcggCCCCAAAAACGGGCTCGATTATGCTAATTTAATTATGTGTCAATTGGATATCAACTGCTAATGGgtatgtaatgaggagggatgatatgcatgcaacaaagtgtgtgctaagtatgaatgtatatggatggagaggaagtgGAAGACCtaggaaaagatggatggattgcctgaaagatgacatgaataggaagggagtgagtgtcagtatgacgagtgacaggggaaaatggaagagaatgacatattgcgccgaccccaagtaaaattgggaatagGGCAGGAGCAAGAAGAAGGATATCAACTGCTACTTAAATAAGACCAATCATGTGCCAATGACATTCATATTGTTGTCTGTCATGGTGACACGTACACCAAACAGTCggcagaataaaataaagtacaagatatattatatcaatatatattagaaaagtAAGTAAGTGCACGGCGGCGGCTCGACAGCGGCACTAGACGTGCGGCAGGCGGCGGCGGCTCGACAGCGGCGCTACACGTGCGgcaggcggcggcgcggctACACGTGCGgcaggcggcggcgcggctACACGTGCGgcaggcggcggcgcggctACACGTGCGgcaggcggcggcgcggctACACGTGCGgcaggcggcggcgcggctACACGTGCGgcaggcggcggcgcggctACACGTGCGgcaggcggcggcgcggctACACGTGCGgcaggcggcggcgcggctACACGTGCGGCAGACAGGCGGCGAGCGCGCGGCGCAGCGCGTGGCGCACGGCGGCGTCGGCCTCGCAGAACACGTGCGTGGCGTGGCGCTCCACGTGCACCAGCGTGTCGTGGCGCGGCAGGTGCACGATGCAGCCGTCCGCCGTGCGCTCCACGCGCGCCTCCGCCACGCCCTCCCGCGCCAGCGCCCGCACCAGCGCCTCCACGTCCGGCGCCGCCCAGTCCAGGCGCGGCGCCTCGCGCGCGGCGCCCGGGCCCGGCGGCGGCACGTCCAGCGACACGCGGCGGTCGCGCACGCGCAGCGCGGCACACAGCGGCGCGGCGCGCAGCCCCGCGCGCACGTCCCGCGGCGCCAGgcgcgccgccagcgccgccgaCAGCGAGGCCCGCGCCAGCCCGCGCCGCGGCCCGCAGGCGCGCGCGGCCCCGCGCCGCAGCAGCACGGTGGGCACGTCGGCCGCGATGTGCGGGCGCGGGGCGGCGCCGCCGGCCGCCGCGGCGTACTGCTCGGGCAGCGCCAGCTCGCGCGGCCGCAGCTCGCGCACCAGCTTGTTGGCCTGCGAGTAGTTGAGCGACGTGTCGATGGGGCAGTGGAACGCCTTCATGGCGAGCGGCTGGAACGGCGCCAGCGCGTCCAGGTACGGGAAGTCGGGCTCTGCGAACGAACCGATCCCGTCAGTGAATATCGTTGACGCTTTGATCACAATAATAAGTACTCGAATGAAACTAAGGAAATTAACCTCATTTCTTCTGATATAAACTTAATTCTTATTTATTGACTGTTAAGTTCCTAAATAAAATCGTCATTAGATGACATCTGACCAGTGAATATGATGGCGTGAGCAGGGTTAGACGCCCACAGCTCGACGAGATGCACGGCGGCTCCGAAACGAAGACTCGGGTGTCCACAGAAGACGACGCAAGGCTGCACACACAATACTTATTAGTTCGCATATATGGACACTTTAGCTGATCCAAACTCTACTCGGCTAGGATAAAACCCATTGCAAAGAGAAGAACATACgacaaaaatataagaaaaattatttaagaatggTAAGAGGTCAGGAAGCGAGGAAggtaaaaaaaagtttgaagtctaaaggtctcagcacacatatgggatcggaaagggatcgtaaCCGTAAAGCCTTTCGCCTCGCTGTCAACCAGGCGTCAACCTACCGTATGCACGTAACGAAAGCGTATCAGCAGCGCCTGTACGTCAACTCGGCTACGGCTAGGCGACACCGCGCTTACGCCTCGCCGCCCCCTGGTATGCTGTATTAAGCATCACCTAAGTCATATAAATATGGATATTTTCTCACTTCTTCAATAAGTTTCTCCCTTTGCATcgttattttgtgtttgaatcgaacttaaaattttaaataaaacatacgcgcaacacgaatgaaatactccttgcgaatggcggcgtctttagcaggcaagtcgcgggaggggaaaggggaaagggtggacgaagagatgtgagctcgggtacggagagacgtaagcgcggggacggagaaacgtaagcgcagggacgatgagccgtaagcgcgggaattcaagttcggagcctgttccgaggcgaggcgattacgttattattccgattagtgtgcgttgcagtagggagtttaatacaaaccattctgaacggctcgaggcgatacggtgacgatccctttccgatcccatatgtgtgctgagaccctaactcgtagataataaaatattttaaatgtaagcaGTAGGAGACCTGTCGGAAGTCAGCACTGAAGGCGTCGTCGTGCAGATGCCTCGCGTGCTTGAGGCGGCCGCCGCGAGCCAGCGCCGCGTGCGGGAACGGCTCCTCCGGCAGGTACACCCGCGCCTGCTTGCCCACCGACACCCACTCCGCCAGGATGTTGCTGTACGCCAGCGAGGAGTCGGCCACGGGCGACAGCACGTAGAGCGGCACGGCCGCCAGCCCCGCCTGGTCCAGGTGCGCCGACAGGCACTCCAGCAGGTCGTACAGCACGCCCGACGGGTACACGGGCAGCAGCACCGAGCCGCCCGCCCGCAGCGTCACGGCCGCGTGCACGCACAGGTCGCCCAGCATGTGGTCGGGGTTGTGCGCCGGCGTCTGCGTCAGCGCCGCCAGCACCAGCACGTCCGCGCCGCGCAGCGCCGCCTGGTTGATGGGCCGCGGGTGCGTCGTCAGCGTCGACGACCCGCTCACGTACGCCACCTGTCTCCGCAACCGGTACTGAGACCACTATCTCTTGCGCCCGATGGGTGCTCGGCTCGActaatcatttaattttcatCTCGTGCACACGTCggtgtgaaaataaaaatcaagaGAAGAGGTCACCTTCTCGTGTGCGGAGCGCAGCACCCAGTTGGCGGAGCCGAGACAGAAGCCGGAGCTGACGGCCGTGGCGTCCAGCGCGCCGTACACGTCGACGCGCTCGTCGTAGCCCACCACGCGCACCCGCGCCAGCGCCCGCGCGATGTGCTCGCGCGCGAACAGGCGGCGCCAGGCGCGGGGCCGGGCCGCCAGCGCCAGCGGCGCGGGCAGCACGTGCAGCAGCTCCTTccagcgccgcgccgcgcccgcgccgcccgcgcccgccagcCACGAGCCCAGCTCCTCCAGGTAGAAGCGCCCGATCTGCAGCGTGGGCTCCGTCGCGTACACCTGGCCCTTGAAGCCCGTGTCTTCCGTGATGAACGGCAGTGCCAGCATGCACGTGTAGTTGGAGATCAGAATCACGTCCAGTTGGGAGAAGTCTACCACTTTGTCTAGCGGCGGACAGAACTCTGGAATACTGTCTACGAAAACACGTCCGCAGCAATCTTTTAATTCCTGCAACAAATAATAAGAAACAGATCTGAATgaattactgttactgttacagcctttttatcgtcccactgctgggcacaggcctcctctcacatggagaaggattgagcattaatcaccacgtttgctcaatgcgggttggtgatttcagactatagtccaggtttcctcaagatgttttccttcacctttttgtcagccattggtgtccaagatatacttagagagtacatacaaacttagaaaagttgcattggtacttgccttacctggaatcgaacccacacccacatactcgagaggttggttctttaaccattaggccaccacaacttccACAAGGAATGAATGAATTACACAAGGAACTAATTAAGCTGTCATCTGTAACTGCCAAAAACATGTGCCATGGCTACTCAGTTAATAGTTTCAAAGGTACTTTTGTATATTCATTACGGCATACCTAATTGTCTTTAGGCATTCAGTAAATTTTGCCATAATCACCcattacaatttacaataattttatttagcgttatttcagttttcttaaaaaattgtGATGGCCTCAACCACTCAAGTACAAGTGATTTCTTTATAATAGTTTCTGTTATATTGATATGATAGCCTGAAACACAGGTTTAAATAAACCTTGTTCAGTGGTCCTTATGTTTAGAAttagaactgtttttattttattattgcctgTATGTAGATATTAGCCTAGATTAACTTAGTTTATCCGATTGTTATTATTAAGACAGTTTGTTTTACCTCAATGTCTAAGACATTTTAATTACTAATTCATGTAATCTATGTTTTCgtaaataattttttattttaaattcgtgAGAGACATTACATTAATGTCTCTATAAGCTGCTATAAGCGACAGATCTTACAAGGTACAAAACCCCAAAAAGAACTTTCAAGATGGATGGATAAAACAGAATGTTTGTGTTGTGTAAACAAAAAGTAATGTTGAATAACAAACCCCCTCAAGCAGTGGATCGTTGAGGTGCGGCGGCGTGTAGTTGGGCAGCGAGGCGAGCCGCGTGCTGGGCACGGGCGGCAGCGGCAGGAAGTTGAGCACCGAGTGCGCCGACAGCCCGCAGTCCAGCATGATGAGCAGCTCCTTGAACGACAGCACGAAGCACGGCTTGGCCGCATCGCTGCTGAGGCAGTACTGCCGGCGTGCCGGTCGACAATCGCATTAGTGCACCAAGCCACTACATTTTACATTTAATCGATTCTACAAGTTATGAATACTTACAAGTTTCATATTTTCCTAAGAAGTCTAACCTAAAACTAATGTTTTCCTAACTTtacaattacttaatttaaactGAGGGTGTTAATACCACATTGTAATAGTATTTTTTGGAAAACACATTTTCATCCGCGTTGTATTGTCGTATCaatcaaagaaacaaaataagtcagttataaatatcaaaaacacaGGTCttcatttcataaataatgttaaGTGTCATTTGTCAACCATATGTCAACTAGGTTTCTATCAACAAAAAAAGACCGCGTTCCGTTCCGCTTGCTATAAAGCGCGTAGGGTGTCCATAGTTAgcattttatttggttttatgtaaaaaaatgaaaaaaaaaatgatttctttGGGAACGagggattttctttttattaaaaaaatgacttGTCTAAGACTAGCTACTTACAACATAAACGGGTTAACCCCCAGCAAAAATGAAGCTCAACTCCTAATGATAGACCATAAACTAGATATACTACTTATATCAGAAGCACATTGTACTGCAAAATCCGAGGTGAAATTTCCAGATTATCATTGTTACCTAACAAGCCATCCTGATGGAAGAGCTCATGGCGGCTCagcaatcataataaaaaaaaaaacataaagcaCCACCTCTTACCAGCTTACAGAACCGACCATATACAAGCCACAACAATAGCTTTAGAAGATCAAACCGGAATCATACATATCTCAGCTGTATACTGCCCCCCCAGTCACAACATAAATGAGGCAATGTTCCCCCATTTTTTTGAAATGCTCGGTAATCGCTTCATCGTTGGAGGTAATTGGAATGCAAAACACGTTGGCTGGGGATCCAGGTTAACTACAACGCGTGGCAGGCAGTTAAAACTTAGCTTGGATCGTCACATCCTCAGTGCTGTAACCTCTGCTGAACCGATATACTGGCCTAGTGATCCCGCTAAAATCCCTGACCTAATTGACTTCTTCCTTACAAAAGGACTGTCTAGGAATTACATGAAACCAGAATCTTGTTACGATACCGCATCGGACCATACACCGGTCTTGTTAACTGTTAGTACAAAAGTAATTGAGAAACCATGCCCTCCTAAACTTTACAATAAGCAAACTGACTGGGAGTCGTTCAGAAACTTCATAAACgacaatattcaattaaaagtcGCCCTGAAAACTCCAGAGGACATAGATAATGCAGCGGAATACATCACCTTATTGATACAAAGAGCGTGCTGGATTAACACTCCAGTAATGAATCAAGTCAAAAAGCTGACCAACTATCCATTGGAGGTCAAAAAAGCAGTGACTGAGAAAAGGAGGCTCCGTCGAATTTGGCAACAAAGTAGGCTGGAACAAGATAAGTCAGAATTCAACCGCGCAGCCAGAAACGTAAAAGACTTATTACAAAAATGGCATGACGACACACTGGAAATGCAGTTGGAGTCACTGACTGCTACTTCATCGTCTAACTACTCTCTGTGGAAGTTCACAAAAAACTACGCAAGGCCTACCAATTCTATCCCACCCCTTAGACGGGGCGATGGTTGGgcgagaactcctcaacagaaAGCAGACGCTTTTGCCGAGCATTTGGCAAATGTGTTCCGCCCAAATGACTCAGCTACCGACGCGTCCGAGGAGGATATCGATATAACGCTGAAACAAGATTTCCAATTAACTCCCCCTCCACGCCCAGCAACTGTCAGAGAAGTGTGGGCTGTTATTAGAAACTTGGCTAATAAAAAAGCTCCTGGTTTTGACTTAATAACTAAAGACGTCTTAATCCAGTTACCGAAAAAGGCAGTTGTATTTTTGACAACTCTTTATAATGGAGTTCTCAGAGTTCAATATTACCCACAGATTTGGAAAATATCTCAAATTCTGATGATACAGAAAGCGGGAAAATCGCCAACTGATGTCTCGTCTTACAGACCGATCAGCCTACTTCCGATTCTCTCAAAAGTTTTCGAAAAAGTCTTGCTCCACAGAATAATGCCTGTACTCGATGAAAATGGTATCATACCTTCTCACCAGTTTGGATTTAGATCTCATCACTCTACTGTCGAGCAGGTCCATAGGGTGTGTGACAGAATCAGAAAGTCTTTGGAGGAAAAACACTTTTGCTGTTCGGTATTCCTAGATATCCAGCAGGCATTTGATCGAGTTTGGCATAAGGGTTTACTGTTTAAGATCAAGGAATTTCTTCCCCACAGCTATTTTCTACTGCTTGAGTCCTACCTAACAGAACGAATCTTCCAGGTCAAAGAG
Above is a window of Helicoverpa zea isolate HzStark_Cry1AcR chromosome 1, ilHelZeax1.1, whole genome shotgun sequence DNA encoding:
- the LOC124632666 gene encoding integrator complex subunit 9, whose protein sequence is MKLYCLSSDAAKPCFVLSFKELLIMLDCGLSAHSVLNFLPLPPVPSTRLASLPNYTPPHLNDPLLEGELKDCCGRVFVDSIPEFCPPLDKVVDFSQLDVILISNYTCMLALPFITEDTGFKGQVYATEPTLQIGRFYLEELGSWLAGAGGAGAARRWKELLHVLPAPLALAARPRAWRRLFAREHIARALARVRVVGYDERVDVYGALDATAVSSGFCLGSANWVLRSAHEKVAYVSGSSTLTTHPRPINQAALRGADVLVLAALTQTPAHNPDHMLGDLCVHAAVTLRAGGSVLLPVYPSGVLYDLLECLSAHLDQAGLAAVPLYVLSPVADSSLAYSNILAEWVSVGKQARVYLPEEPFPHAALARGGRLKHARHLHDDAFSADFRQPCVVFCGHPSLRFGAAVHLVELWASNPAHAIIFTEPDFPYLDALAPFQPLAMKAFHCPIDTSLNYSQANKLVRELRPRELALPEQYAAAAGGAAPRPHIAADVPTVLLRRGAARACGPRRGLARASLSAALAARLAPRDVRAGLRAAPLCAALRVRDRRVSLDVPPPGPGAAREAPRLDWAAPDVEALVRALAREGVAEARVERTADGCIVHLPRHDTLVHVERHATHVFCEADAAVRHALRRALAACLPHV